A genomic region of Pontibaca methylaminivorans contains the following coding sequences:
- a CDS encoding acetyl-CoA C-acetyltransferase, which translates to MTDAFIYDALRTPRGRGRNGGALHEVTSLHLSALVLDAVKMRNGLEGHAVDDVIWGNVTQVGEQGGCLARSAVLASGLDERIPGLAINRFCASGLEAVNLAANQVRGGAGAGYIAGGVEMMSRVPMGSDGAAIAVDPVVALGSGFVPQGISADLIATEYGLTREDVDSYAVESQRRAAHAWAEGRFAASILPVRDQNGLVLLDRDEHMRPDTDLNALGALTPSFQAMGEQMPGFDQVALLKYPHLERIRHVHHAGNSSGIVDGAAAVLIGDRSFGETWGLRPRARIRATSRIGTDPTIMLTGPVPATERVLEAAGMTIRDIDLFEVNEAFSAVVLRFMQAFGVDPARVNVNGGAIAMGHPLGATGAMLVGTLLDELERSDRETGLVTLCVASGMGAATIIERL; encoded by the coding sequence ATGACCGACGCCTTCATCTATGACGCGCTGCGCACGCCCCGCGGCCGGGGCCGCAACGGCGGCGCCCTGCACGAAGTCACGAGCCTGCACCTCAGCGCCCTCGTTCTGGACGCGGTGAAAATGCGCAACGGGCTCGAGGGGCACGCGGTCGATGACGTGATCTGGGGCAACGTGACCCAGGTCGGCGAACAGGGCGGCTGCCTTGCACGCAGCGCCGTGCTCGCCTCCGGCCTTGACGAGCGCATTCCCGGGCTGGCCATCAACCGCTTCTGCGCAAGCGGGCTCGAGGCGGTGAACCTTGCCGCGAACCAGGTCCGGGGCGGTGCCGGCGCGGGCTATATCGCCGGCGGCGTCGAGATGATGAGCCGCGTTCCCATGGGCAGCGACGGGGCGGCGATCGCGGTCGATCCCGTGGTTGCGCTCGGCAGCGGCTTCGTGCCGCAGGGCATCTCGGCCGATCTCATCGCCACCGAATACGGCCTTACCCGCGAGGATGTCGACTCTTACGCCGTCGAATCCCAGCGCCGCGCCGCCCATGCCTGGGCAGAGGGGCGCTTTGCCGCCTCGATCCTGCCGGTGCGCGACCAGAACGGTCTCGTGCTCCTCGACCGTGACGAGCACATGCGCCCCGATACCGACCTGAACGCACTGGGCGCCCTCACCCCGAGCTTTCAGGCCATGGGCGAACAGATGCCGGGCTTCGATCAGGTGGCCCTGCTGAAATACCCTCATCTCGAACGCATCCGCCACGTGCATCACGCCGGCAATTCCTCGGGGATCGTCGATGGCGCGGCGGCCGTGCTGATCGGCGACCGCAGTTTCGGCGAGACATGGGGGCTGCGCCCGCGCGCCCGCATCCGCGCCACCTCGCGCATCGGCACCGATCCGACCATCATGCTGACCGGCCCGGTTCCGGCGACCGAACGGGTTCTGGAAGCGGCGGGGATGACCATCCGCGACATCGACCTGTTCGAGGTGAACGAGGCCTTCTCGGCGGTGGTGCTGCGCTTCATGCAGGCCTTCGGGGTCGATCCCGCGCGCGTCAACGTGAACGGAGGCGCCATCGCCATGGGCCACCCGCTCGGCGCGACCGGTGCGATGCTGGTCGGCACGCTGCTTGACGAACTCGAGCGCAGCGACCGGGAAACCGGGCTCGTCACCCTCTGCGTCGCCTCGGGCATGGGCGCGGCCACCATCATCGAGCGCCTCTGA
- a CDS encoding PaaI family thioesterase, protein MERKRAAQQFVEVIPHARELGMQVVEVGEGRAAIAMPYDPKLIGDPETGVISGGAVSALMDTCCGAAVLTHPGARGATATIDLRIDYMRPARPGQTIIARAVCHHMTRSVAFVRATAEDDSADPPVATATGAFTVGEG, encoded by the coding sequence ATGGAAAGGAAGAGGGCGGCACAGCAGTTCGTGGAGGTGATCCCCCATGCGCGCGAGCTTGGCATGCAGGTCGTCGAGGTCGGCGAGGGGCGGGCGGCGATCGCCATGCCCTATGATCCGAAGCTGATCGGCGATCCCGAAACCGGGGTGATCAGCGGCGGTGCGGTCTCGGCGCTCATGGATACCTGCTGCGGGGCAGCGGTGCTGACCCATCCCGGTGCACGCGGGGCGACGGCGACCATCGACCTGCGCATCGACTACATGCGCCCGGCCCGGCCCGGCCAGACCATCATCGCCCGTGCCGTCTGCCATCACATGACCCGTTCGGTTGCCTTCGTGCGCGCCACGGCCGAGGATGACTCCGCCGATCCGCCGGTCGCGACGGCGACCGGGGCATTCACCGTGGGGGAGGGATGA
- a CDS encoding MerR family transcriptional regulator has protein sequence MTDELMTIRAMCDAFDVTPRTLRFYESKELLAPIRDGQKRLFTKRDRARLKLILRGKRFGFSLEEIRQLLDLYDVGDHQFTQLSQTYRLARERLADLERQRVELDEVITDLRTQLEWGERALASATGASPGGGNDGGS, from the coding sequence ATGACTGACGAGCTGATGACGATCCGGGCCATGTGCGACGCATTCGATGTCACCCCACGAACGCTCAGGTTCTATGAATCGAAAGAGCTTCTCGCGCCGATCCGCGACGGGCAGAAACGCCTTTTCACCAAACGGGATCGCGCCCGGCTCAAGCTGATCCTGCGCGGCAAACGGTTCGGCTTCAGCCTCGAGGAGATTCGCCAGCTGCTCGACCTCTACGACGTGGGCGACCATCAGTTCACCCAGCTTTCGCAGACCTATCGGCTGGCGCGCGAACGTCTCGCCGATCTGGAACGTCAGCGCGTCGAACTGGACGAGGTGATCACCGATCTGCGGACGCAGCTCGAATGGGGCGAACGGGCGCTGGCCTCGGCGACCGGCGCCTCCCCCGGCGGAGGAAATGACGGCGGCAGTTGA
- a CDS encoding acyl-CoA dehydrogenase C-terminal domain-containing protein, which produces MPGYTPPIADFQFLLHDVLDVQNADIPGYAELDRDFTGAILDEAGRLGTELLEPLNRTGDREGCRLTEGAVRTPDGFPAAFRTLREGGWIGLDAPEEFGGQGLPYLLNSAVTEMFSAANQAFTMYQGLTHGAISAIFAHGSDTQKALFLPRLVAGEWTGTMNLTEPQCGTDLGLLRTKAEPSGDGSYAISGEKIFISAGEHDLADNIIHLVLARIPGGPDGIRGISLFIVPKYLVNEDGSLGARNAVTCTHLEDKMGIHGNATCAMRYDGARGWLLGQEHRGMQAMFTMMNEARLGVGLQGHAQAAIAYQHAAAYARERLQGRAAGGAENPDGPADPIIVHPDIRRSLMDQRAFVEGGRALLLWGASLIDRAHRNGDAGAEALISLLTPVIKGFLTDEGFTMAVQAQQVFGGHGYIEDNPMAQFVRDARITMIYEGANGIQALDLVGRKLARDGGQQMIGFLDHVRDWAAQNDGDDETFTRTIIAPLLAAADDLQAAGLYFMKEGVKDPDNALAGSTDFLHLFGHLCLGFMWARMARAAQAALENGAPDAQTQEARLATARYYMARRLPATALHLVRIRSGAAPVMALAPGQF; this is translated from the coding sequence ATGCCAGGCTATACCCCCCCGATCGCGGATTTCCAGTTTCTCCTGCATGACGTGCTCGACGTGCAGAATGCCGACATTCCGGGCTATGCCGAACTCGACCGCGATTTCACCGGCGCGATCCTGGACGAGGCCGGCCGGCTCGGCACCGAACTGCTCGAGCCGCTGAACAGGACCGGCGACCGCGAGGGCTGCCGCCTGACCGAGGGGGCGGTGCGCACGCCCGACGGGTTCCCCGCCGCCTTCCGGACATTGCGCGAGGGCGGCTGGATCGGGCTCGATGCGCCCGAAGAATTCGGCGGTCAGGGCCTGCCCTACCTGCTGAACAGCGCCGTGACCGAGATGTTCAGCGCCGCGAACCAGGCCTTCACCATGTATCAAGGGCTCACGCACGGGGCGATCTCGGCGATCTTCGCACATGGGAGCGATACGCAGAAGGCGCTGTTCCTGCCCCGCCTCGTCGCCGGCGAGTGGACCGGCACCATGAACCTGACCGAACCGCAATGCGGCACCGACCTCGGCCTGCTGCGCACGAAGGCCGAACCCTCGGGCGACGGCAGCTATGCGATCAGCGGCGAAAAGATTTTCATTTCCGCCGGCGAACACGACCTTGCCGACAACATCATCCACCTCGTGCTGGCACGGATCCCGGGCGGCCCCGACGGCATCCGGGGCATCTCGCTCTTCATCGTACCGAAATACCTCGTGAACGAGGACGGCAGCCTTGGTGCGCGCAACGCCGTGACCTGCACCCACCTCGAAGACAAGATGGGTATCCACGGCAATGCCACCTGCGCGATGCGCTACGACGGCGCAAGGGGCTGGCTGCTCGGACAGGAGCACCGGGGGATGCAGGCCATGTTCACCATGATGAACGAGGCCCGCCTCGGCGTCGGCCTGCAGGGTCATGCCCAGGCCGCGATCGCCTACCAGCACGCGGCGGCCTATGCGCGCGAACGTCTCCAGGGGCGCGCCGCCGGCGGGGCGGAAAACCCGGACGGTCCCGCCGATCCGATCATCGTCCACCCCGACATCCGCCGCAGCCTGATGGACCAGCGCGCCTTCGTCGAGGGCGGCCGTGCCCTGCTGCTCTGGGGCGCAAGCCTCATCGACCGCGCCCACCGCAACGGGGACGCCGGGGCCGAGGCGCTGATTTCCCTGCTGACCCCGGTGATCAAGGGCTTTCTCACCGACGAGGGCTTCACCATGGCGGTGCAGGCCCAGCAGGTGTTCGGCGGGCATGGCTATATCGAGGACAACCCCATGGCCCAGTTCGTCCGCGATGCCCGCATCACCATGATCTACGAGGGCGCGAACGGCATCCAGGCGCTCGACCTCGTGGGGCGCAAGCTGGCCCGCGACGGCGGGCAGCAGATGATCGGCTTCCTCGACCATGTCCGCGACTGGGCCGCGCAGAACGACGGGGACGACGAAACCTTCACCCGCACCATCATCGCTCCCCTCCTCGCGGCCGCCGACGACCTTCAGGCCGCGGGCCTTTATTTCATGAAGGAAGGCGTCAAGGACCCGGACAATGCCCTGGCCGGCTCGACCGATTTCCTGCACCTCTTCGGCCATCTCTGTCTCGGCTTCATGTGGGCGCGAATGGCCCGGGCCGCGCAGGCCGCGCTCGAAAACGGCGCCCCCGATGCACAGACGCAGGAGGCCCGCCTCGCAACTGCCCGCTATTACATGGCCCGCCGCCTCCCGGCGACAGCGCTCCATCTCGTCCGCATCCGCAGCGGCGCCGCGCCGGTGATGGCGCTCGCTCCCGGGCAGTTCTGA